In Meleagris gallopavo isolate NT-WF06-2002-E0010 breed Aviagen turkey brand Nicholas breeding stock chromosome 2, Turkey_5.1, whole genome shotgun sequence, the following are encoded in one genomic region:
- the LOC104909948 gene encoding dystonin-like translates to MEEEKKEHVEKAGDLLKWVSNLSKTLSKEGGEKAEKTDLPKQQISLEEMSAKKEQIAEALQTTQAFLAKHSDKMTDEEKGEMEKQVKSLQESYSLLANEALKQLQEAHYLDDEKMEEKVHKVIAGIIDQTTGEVHSIFQSILKGFIDYDTGVRLLENQLILTGIISPELGKCYDLEEAKACALIDDQTLLQLQELNNAKKLISESTLSNLPVVSALEQGLISEPLAIKILENQLSSGHLILPSTGEHLTLQNAFQRNLISPTLYAKLLERQDTCKDLIDPNCAEKISLEQMLHRSIIHNETGLRLLPVKPQEKGRIILKCGRKITILRAAHEGLIDRETMFRLLGAQIISGGIIDPESGKQMTVEEAVSQGIIGQDTACGIFTHQVQTGGILCPNSGQRLTVDEAIQCNLISSTSALLVLEAQRGFVGLIWPDTGEIFPISTSLHQEMITSELAFKILSDRQKIAALYIPETCEVLSLDKAAQSGLIDINSISILNSVILPDKMPSVEELESPCKNSAKWLSSYEVLSSLFHDCEEEHEDSGTEDPACHNSDQAKKLFISYLMVNSYMDANTGGRLLLYDGQLQEAINMFLEGNSSAYTTDVPEMAFSNKHISPKGINLKSAGDVHFSNTIGSVQGGPSGAENTSDYKNLIQFEDLENYTCSQRKDICRSDVCSDSGTEQSQFTVEMMLSKPAELKNVESNTQNFRHRNALESLLEDSEWTPLEVDKHNDQKANSRNTEGVFPNDSNLNLMSDTGKEEIVMTDNLSKENRNDKTLDNSLSVNDLSDNEIWTDLEKTFTKYEPHILQPDSYRMALGNVEKDDFQGSFGSSFNMDNEYRIPEESDSQCGDTLQFEGNGYSDQPLLDSTDVHNRPSLESCPYRHSSQSLDDSTDFQSELCLEDSREIQWRPLLEASTVTHDVTPEGVSDSMAQSISVEENNLVFDKLLPGDSSSDSSLEGSDSIPQVESSCSQHECGEADSEEDSSQFDDDDDDAYETPQVDDDDSDVYSTPQFDDDDSYDTPQDDDDDFGTLQLEDDDTPEPENVPLGFLEERGGLIVLREENSSYEELPTNAGENVHYIRDINQTALTASAETLETVPEEERERTRNFEEEQKLPVTMGSGEIREGCSTSFLKRYETKTQRDRNEEDEMKAASDCYEYESEGTQEEEDYDYDYLDYDSYDDSDSESDSEEEMDTFYSHHQCKSREDQMLIPAGDIENSEENNQNIDEYCYSLGHETEYNLQFQSNHGNGELSLGKSETASDIYEKRCVDLTCTGKKEREQKPENDYGTFTKNENMSEDTTEHIQSENTFDTKCISCKSEENNKTHFLDDTMISDIRVTPFLITKQATGDDENAKTDLLLSEHFIHSMNESCSTVPILHLDHGQRQKEAVFAEEKPLNDVAGLEQLKTSSSQKDSKFLTDMHYASDGVSSLCDQVHPITDKKHDQIRRDFETLAENGVNIKKECGVMELTKSPIHMESLGEIFDASTVKADTEIVSNNEKVNIGQTWPDVEGGVISAEFKRDFNISSSLEQCTTSLKGENNSELDKTESCCLKDIEQVKNSIQNEKEFLLNMEEVHSREFNTYSFPPTVTVKPKEITMTKETFVCQSDNVLKDLSENKDSNGDEFTLIKAGASGSTEDAKESGDEIEALPSGNHTHTYTTDLSSAILSSIEADWNNVAQKESEALKNTKGEKFMASETSSFENGFKKQLCTESLQNKMGSSKDFQVKKGFSQSPEMPDTLMEDLKNILQRKLKLGHTYCKEEGEPLSYSDTKILMQNLLRMVGSTQLGSNVFNESQLKQASSTVREALMDTTLCTDTKDSDAISLLWPDCRSPDLLRDILKQEFCNQKMSDPDEMKSQIEQEVKTPTANLMASELMKIFKMSSGDESKRKLEELISSLLTSSQGADITIAHEGKGRVGRLCALFSTEQSEFGSEIPKEKTLADDTADAWKSDQEHEKTDSLFRGFTGPAYTTKTLLDDNSTSKVDGEQECLKLREKMQEHLAVLQEVKRHLENQKPISSNLEVLKEQLEQLESFESGLATFAIILKKDMKLTEEFLKFHHRDIPEEKLKELKISYDCLQEAFLMVCDTSSKRAKQIVCSVDLEMSKLAELHQQLLSKLQTFSDWITEHNKIMNDFRMNTNDIEDMKQNLKLLKNTAAEVARTKMQLESTAFDVQFFISEHAQDLSPNQSKQLLRLLNTIQKSFQEVQETVTSQVESLETELQAAQELGDQKVCFPV, encoded by the exons atggaagaagaaaaaaaagaacatgttgAGAAGGCAGGGGATTTACTGAAATGGGTGTCAAACCTCAGCAAGACACTCAGcaaagaaggaggagaaaaggctgaaaagACAGATTTGCCTAAGCAGCAG atttccCTTGAAGAAATGTCAGCTAAGAAAGAACAAATAGCTGAAGCTCTGCAGACTACTCAGGCATTTTTAGCTAAACACAGTGACAA aatgacagatgaagagaaaggtgaaatggaaaaacaagtcAAATCCCTCCAGGAGAGCTACAGTTTGTTAGCCAATGAAGCAttgaagcagctgcaggaagcacACTATTTGGATGAtgaaaagatggaagaaaag gTGCATAAAGTCATTGCTGGTATCATTGACCAAACGACTGGAGAAGTCCATTCCATTTTTCAGTCTATTCTAAAAGGTTTTATTGACTATGACACTGGAGTTAGGTTGCTCGAGAATCAGCTGATCCTTACTGGAATAATTTCTCCAGAATTAGGAAAATGTTATGATTTGGAAGAAGCTAAAGCTTGTGCCCTAATTGATGACCAGACTCTATTGCAGTTGCAGGAATTAAATAATGCAAAGAAGCTTATTTCAGAGTCAACATTATCAAATCTTCCAGTTGTATCAGCTTTAGAACAAGGTCTAATTTCAGAACCCTTGGCTATTAAAATTCTTGAGAATCAGCTTTCAAGTGGGCACTTGATTTTGCCATCTACTGGAGAGCATCTGACTTTGCAGAATGCTTTCCAGAGAAACCTGATTTCTCCAACATTATATGCAAAACTTCTGGAAAGGCAGGACACTTGTAAAGATCTCATAGACCCTAACTGTGCTGAAAAGATTTCCCTTGAACAGATGCTTCATAGAAGCATAATACATAATGAAACAGGGTTAAGACTCCTACCAGTGAAACCACAAGAAAAAGGTAGAATCATACTCAAATGTGGAAGGAAAATAACTATTTTGAGGGCAGCCCATGAAGGACTCATTGACAGGGAAACAATGTTTAGGCTGCTGGGGGCTCAGATAATATCTGGAGGTATAATTGACCCTGAGTCAGGGAAACAAATGACTGTGGAAGAGGCCGTGAGTCAAGGGATTATAGGTCAGGACACTGCTTGTGGAATCTTCACACATCAGGTTCAAACTGGTGGAATCCTTTGTCCAAATTCTGGGCAACGCTTGACTGTTGATGAAGCTATACAGTGCAATTTAATATCATCTACCAGTGCACTCCTGGTGTTAGAAGCACAGAGAGGCTTTGTTGGACTAATATGGCCTGACACAGGTGAAATATTCCCCATATCAACATCTTTGCACCAAGAAATGATAACAAGTGAGCTGGCATTCAAAATACTAAGTGATAGGCAGAAAATAGCTGCACTTTACATTCCAGAAACTTGTGAAGTACTCAGTCTAGACAAGGCTGCACAATCAGGGTTAATAGACATCAATAGCATATCTATTCTGAACAGTGTGATTTTACCAGATAAAATGCCCAGTGTAGAAGAATTAGAATCCCCTTGTAAAAATTCTGCAAAATGGTTATCATCATATGAAGTCCTATCATCTTTATTTCATGACTGTGAGGAGGAACATGAAGACTCTGGTACAGAAGACCCTGCATGTCATAATTCAGACCAAGCTAAGAAATTGTTCATATCTTATCTGATGGTGAATAGCTATATGGATGCAAACACTGGAGGAAGACTTCTGTTATATGATGGACAATTGCAGGAAGCCATCAATATGTTTCTGGAAGGGAATAGTTCTGCATACACTACTGATGTGCCAGAAATGGCTTTCAGCAACAAACACATAAGTCCGAAAGGAATTAATCTAAAGTCAGCTGGCGATGTCCACTTCAGTAATACTATAGGCAGTGTTCAAGGTGGCCCTTCAGGAGCTGAAAATACCTCTGATTACAAGAATTTAATTCAGTTTGAAGATTTGGAGAATTATACATGTTCACAGAGAAAAGATATATGTAGATCAGATGTTTGCAGCGATAGTGGTACTGAACAATCACAGTTTACTGTGGAGATGATGCTAAGTAAACCTGCAGAACTTAAAAATGTAGAAAGTAACACTCAAAATTTCAGACACAGAAATGCACTTGAGAGTCTTTTGGAGGATTCTGAGTGGACACCACTAGAGGTGGATAAGCATAATGATCAGAAGGCAAATTCAAGAAACACTGAAGGAGTTTTTCCAAATGACTCAAATCTAAATCTTATGTCAGatacaggaaaagaagaaattgttaTGACAGATAATCTGagtaaggaaaacagaaatgataaaaCCTTAGACAATTCCTTGAGTGTGAATGACTTGTCAGATAATGAAATCTGGACAGACctggaaaagaccttcacaAAATACGAGCCTCATATATTGCAACCTGACAGTTATAGAATGGCACTGGGTAATGTTGAGAAAGATGATTTTCAGGGAAGTTTTGGTTCATCCTTCAACATGGATAATGAATACAGAATTCCAGAAGAATCAGATAGTCAGTGTGGTGACACACTGCAATTTGAAGGTAATGGATATAGTGATCAACCTCTGCTGGACTCCACTGATGTACATAACAGGCCATCTCTAGAGAGCTGTCCATATAGACATAGCAGTCAGTCTTTGGATGATAGTACTGATTTCCAGAGTGAACTATGTCTAGAAGACAGTAGAGAAATACAGTGGAGGCCTTTGTTGGAGGCCAGTACTGTTACACATGATGTTACACCTGAGGGGGTCAGTGACAGCATGGCACAAAGCATATCAGTAGAAGAAAACAACCTTGTGTTTGACAAGTTATTACCTGGGGACAGTAGTTCTGACTCATCACTAGAAGGGAGTGATAGCATCCCACAGGTTGAAAGTAGCTGCTCACAGCATGAATGTGGTGAGGCAGACTCAGAAGAGGACAGCTCGCAgtttgatgatgatgatgacgatgCCTATGAAACTCCTCAGGTTGATGATGATGACAGTGATGTCTATAGTACTCCACAATTTGATGACGATGATTCCTATGACACCCCtcaagatgatgatgatgattttgGTACCTTACAGCTGGAGGATGATGATACACCAGAGCCAGAGAATGTTCCGTTAGGTTTTCTAGAGGAGAGAGGTGGTCTGATAGTCCTGAGAGAAGAGAACAGCTCTTATGAGGAACTTCCAACTAATGCTGGAGAGAATGTCCATTATATTAGAGATATAAATCAGACAGCTCTAACTGCAAGTGCTGAAACTTTGGAAACAGTCcctgaagaggaaagggaaagaacaaGGAACTTTGAAGAGGAACAAAAATTACCAGTTACTATGGGCAGTGGAGAAATAAGGGAGGGATGCTctacttcttttctgaagaggtATGAAACAAAAACGCAGcgagacagaaatgaagaagatgaaatgaaagcagcaaGTGACTGCTATGAGTACGAATCAGAAGGAACACAGGAGGAGGAAGACTATGATTATGACTATCTGGATTATGATAGTTATGATGACTCTGATTCTGAGTCTGACAGTGAAGAGGAAATGGATACTTTTTACTCACATCATCAGTGTAAAAGCAGAGAGGACCAGATGTTAATTCCTGCAGGGGACATAGAAAATAGTgaggaaaataatcagaatattGATGAGTATTGCTATTCTTTGGGCCATGAGACAGAGTATAATTTGCAATTCCAGTCTAATCATGGAAATGGAGAACTATCTTTGGGAAAATCTGAAACTGCATCAGATATCTATGAGAAAAGATGTGTTGATCTTACATGTACaggcaaaaaagaaagggaacaaaaaccagaaaatgaCTACGGAACTTTtaccaaaaatgaaaacatgtcAGAAGATACTACTGAACATATTCAGTCTGAAAATACCTTTGACACCAAATGTATATCCTGTAAgagtgaagaaaataataaaacacacTTTCTTGATGATACTATGATATCTGACATTAGAGTAACACCCTTCCTAATTACAAAGCAAGCTACTGGAGATGATGAAAATGCTAAGACAGATTTGCTTCTATCAGAACACTTTATTCACAGCATGAATGAAAGCTGTAGTACTGTGCCAATCTTACATTTAGATCATGggcaaagacaaaaagaagcagtatttgcagaggaaaaacCATTAAATGATGTGGCTGGTTTGGAACAACTAAAGACAAGTTCATCCCAAAAGGACAGTAAATTCCTCACAGATATGCATTATGCCAGTGATGGTGTTAGTTCACTTTGTGACCAAGTACATCCAATTACTGACAAGAAGCACGATCAAATAAGAAGAGATTTTGAAACTCTGGCAGAAAATGgagtaaatattaaaaaggaatGTGGTGTCATGGAGCTAACTAAAAGTCCTATTCATATGGAAAGCCTTGGGGAAATATTTGATGCATCAACAGTTAAAGCTGATacagaaattgtttcaaataATGAGAAAGTAAATATTGGTCAAACTTGGCCTGACGTTGAAGGTGGTGTGATATCAGCTGAATTTAAGAgagattttaatatttcatcttCTCTGGAACAATGTACAACAAgcttaaaaggagaaaacaattcAGAATTGGATAAAACTGAATCCTGTTGCCTTAAGGACATAGAACAGGTGAAAAATAGtatacagaatgaaaaagaatttctgcttAATATGGAAGAAGTACATTCAAGAGAATTTAATACTTACTCCTTCCCCCCAACTGTTACAGTGAAGCCAAAGGAAATTACCATGACTAAAGAGACATTTGTCTGTCAAAGTGACAATGTTCTTAAAGACCTTTCAGAAAATAAGGACAGCAATGGTGATGAATTTACCCTCATAAAAGCAGGTGCCTCAGGAAGCACTGAGGATGCAAAAGAATCGGGGGATGAGATTGAAGCGCTGCCTTCTGGGAatcatacacatacatataccACTGATCTTTCTTCTGCAATTTTGAGCAGCATAGAGGCTGACTGGAATAATGTTGCCCAGAAAGAATCTGaagcactgaaaaacacaaaggGAGAGAAGTTCATGGCCAGCGAGActtcttcctttgaaaatggtttcaaaaaaCAATTATGCACGGAatcattacaaaacaaaatgggATCTTCCAAAGATTTTCAAGTAAAGAAAGGTTTTTCACAGTCACCAGAAATGCCTGACACACTAATGGAAGACTTAAAGAATATAttacaaaggaaattaaaattgGGACATACTTACTGCAAGGAGGAAGGTGAACCACTAAGTTACTCTGATACCAAAATTCTGATGCAAAATTTACTTAGAATGGTTGGAAGCACCCAGCTTGGAAGCAACGTGTTCAATGAGTCACAACTCAAGCAAGCAAGTAGTACTGTTAGAGAGGCATTAATGGATACCACACTGTGCACAGACACAAAGGACAGTGATGCAATTTCATTGCTTTGGCCTGATTGCAGGAGTCCCGATCTTCTTCGTGATATTCTGAAGCAGGAATTCTGTAACCAAAAGATGAGTGATCCAGATGAAATGAAGAGTCAAATAGAACAAGAGGTGAAAACTCCTACTGCAAATCTTATGGCTTCTGAACTtatgaaaatttttaaaatgtcatctgGAGATGAAAGTAAGAGGAAATTAGAGGAGCTGATAAGTAGTTTGCTTACGAGCTCACAGGGTGCTGACATCACCATAGCACATGAAGGTAAAGGCAGAGTAGGTAGGCTTTGTGCTCTTTTCTCAACAGAACAGTCAGAATTTGGATCAGAAATTCCTAAAGAGAAAACATTGGCAGATGACACAGCTGATGCTTGGAAAAGTGACCAGGAGCATGAGAAGACAGACAGCCTTTTCAGAGGCTTTACTGGGCCTGCTTACACAACAAAAACACTCCTGGATGACAACTCCACTAGCAAG GTTGATGGAGAACAGGAATGTTTaaagttaagagaaaaaatgcaagagCATTTGGCAGTGCTTCAAGAGGTGAAAAGACACCTAGAAAACCAGAAACCTATTAGTAGCAACCTGGAAGTACTAAAAGAACAATTAGAACAACTAGAG TCATTTGAATCAGGATTGGCTACCTTTGCAATTATCCTAAAAAAGGACATGAAGTTGACAGAAGAATTCTTAAAGTTTCATCACAGAGATATTCCTGAAGAGAAACTTAAAGAGCTAAAGATAAGCTATGACTGTTTGCAGGAAGCATTTTTGATGGTCTGTGATACATCTTCAAAACGAGCAAAACAAATAGTCTGTTCTGTTGACTTGGAAATG